A single Sulfurimonas aquatica DNA region contains:
- the hemB gene encoding porphobilinogen synthase has translation MFQRFRRTRLNKHLRSLVRETNVSVEDFIYPLFIRSGKGIKTEVASMPGVFQMSIDEVLKECEVLKELGIYSIILFGIPDVKDSIGSDSLCEHGIIASSIRTIKEAHPDMFVVTDLCFCEYTDHGHCGIIDEKLETVNNDATLEISGEQAVIHAKAGADMIAPSGMMDGIIETLRTALDEAGFENLPIMSYSTKFASGYYGPFRDVAESTPSFGDRSTYQMDPANRREAIAESVSDEMQGADILMVKPALAYLDLVREIKDATSLPMAVYNVSGEYAMLKHAGLNNLIDYDRVVMETMVAFKRAGANIIISYHAKEVAQMLKR, from the coding sequence ATGTTTCAAAGATTTCGTCGTACTCGTTTAAACAAACATCTTCGCTCCCTTGTTAGAGAGACAAATGTAAGTGTAGAAGATTTTATCTACCCTTTATTTATTAGAAGTGGTAAGGGCATCAAAACGGAAGTTGCATCTATGCCAGGTGTTTTTCAGATGAGTATTGATGAGGTGTTAAAAGAGTGCGAAGTTTTAAAAGAGCTTGGTATTTACTCTATTATTTTATTTGGGATTCCTGATGTAAAAGACTCTATAGGTTCAGACTCTTTATGTGAACATGGAATTATCGCTTCTTCAATTCGTACCATAAAAGAGGCTCATCCCGATATGTTTGTTGTGACCGACTTATGTTTTTGTGAATATACAGACCATGGACATTGTGGCATAATCGATGAAAAATTAGAGACTGTAAACAATGATGCTACCTTGGAAATTTCAGGTGAGCAAGCAGTTATCCATGCAAAGGCTGGAGCTGATATGATAGCACCATCAGGAATGATGGATGGTATCATTGAAACGCTAAGAACTGCTTTAGATGAAGCAGGCTTTGAGAATTTACCTATTATGAGCTACTCAACAAAATTTGCTTCAGGATATTATGGACCATTTCGTGATGTAGCAGAGTCTACTCCTAGTTTTGGAGACCGCTCTACTTATCAGATGGATCCTGCAAATCGTCGTGAGGCAATTGCGGAGTCAGTGAGTGACGAGATGCAAGGAGCGGATATCCTTATGGTAAAACCCGCTCTTGCATACCTTGACCTTGTTCGAGAGATAAAAGATGCGACTTCTTTACCAATGGCTGTTTATAATGTAAGTGGCGAGTATGCGATGCTAAAACACGCAGGCTTAAACAACTTGATAGATTATGATA